In one window of Calypte anna isolate BGI_N300 chromosome 1, bCalAnn1_v1.p, whole genome shotgun sequence DNA:
- the RASD2 gene encoding GTP-binding protein Rhes: MMKTMSGGKCNLNVPAKNSYRMVVLGASRVGKSSIVSRFLNGRFDDQYTPTIEDFHRKVYNIRGDMYQLDILDTSGNHPFPAMRRLSILTGDVFILVFSLDNRESFDEVKRLQKQILEVKSCLKNKTKESADLPMVICGNKNDHSEIFRKVRSDEGEKLVSSDENCAYFEVSAKKNTNVDEMFYVLFSMAKLPHEMSPALHRKISIQYGDTFQQKPFRMRRVKDMDAYGMISPFARRPSVNSDLKYIKSKVLREGQSREREKCTIQ; the protein is encoded by the exons ATGATGAAGACTATGTCTGGTGGAAAATGCAACCTGAATGTGCCAGCCAAGAACTCTTACCGCATGGTAGTGCTGGGAGCCTCCAGGGTGGGGAAAAGCTCCATTGTCTCACGGTTTCTCAATGGCCGATTTGATGATCAGTACACTCCCACCATTGAGGATTTCCATCGCAAAGTCTACAACATCCGAGGAGACATGTATCAGCTGGACATCCTGGACACCTCTGGGAATCATCCTTTCCCTGCCATGAGGAGGCTTTCCATCCTGACAG gaGATGTTTTCATCCTCGTATTCAGCTTGGACAACAGAGAATCCTTTGATGAGGTCAAAAGGCTTCAGAAACAGATCCTTGAAGTCAAATCCTGCCTGAAGAACAAGACCAAGGAATCAGCTGACCTCCCCATGGTGATCTGTGGCAACAAAAACGACCACAGTGAAATCTTCCGGAAGGTACGCTCAGATGAAGGCGAGAAACTCGTCTCCAGTGATGAGAACTGTGCTTACTTTGAAGTCTCAGCCAAGAAGAACACCAATGTGGATGAGATGTTCTATGTCCTCTTTAGCATGGCCAAACTACCTCACGAGATGAGTCCTGCCCTCCACAGGAAAATCTCCATCCAGTACGGTGACACCTTCCAACAGAAACCCTTCCGGATGCGCCGAGTCAAGGACATGGACGCCTATGGGATGATCTCGCCCTTTGCTCGCCGGCCAAGCGTTAACAGTGACCTGAAGTACATCAAATCCAAAGTTCTCAGGGAAGGTCAGtcaagggagagggagaaatgcACGATTCAGTGA